Proteins encoded together in one Micromonospora kangleipakensis window:
- a CDS encoding NUDIX hydrolase has translation MTDEEPAGIRAAGGVAWRPGAAGVEVCLVHRPRYGDWSLPKGKLEPDEHPLRAAVREVAEETDVWAVPQVRLPTVRYRSEGRPKRVDYWSMRAVAEGGFQPETEVDEVCWLPVDEAVRLVSYPHDAEVLAAFAALPPVTGTVLLVRHGHAGKRGTWSGPDTGRPLDATGWAQAQSLAELVALVRPARLLSASARRCVQTLDPAAALLDLPIEVVGDFDEPKPGQQPDECALAAAAQLAALAAAGERVAVCSQGKVLPGALERLAGRVDDFTTPKGGGWLLAFTGDRLLAADRL, from the coding sequence ATGACGGACGAGGAGCCGGCGGGCATCCGGGCGGCGGGCGGGGTCGCCTGGCGGCCGGGCGCCGCCGGCGTCGAGGTCTGCCTCGTGCACCGGCCCCGGTACGGCGACTGGTCGCTGCCCAAGGGCAAGCTGGAGCCGGACGAGCACCCGCTGCGGGCGGCGGTCCGCGAGGTGGCCGAGGAGACGGACGTCTGGGCGGTGCCGCAGGTCCGGCTGCCCACCGTCCGCTACCGCAGCGAGGGCCGTCCCAAGCGGGTGGACTACTGGTCGATGCGGGCCGTGGCCGAGGGCGGATTCCAGCCGGAGACCGAGGTGGACGAGGTGTGCTGGCTCCCCGTCGACGAGGCGGTACGGCTGGTGAGCTACCCGCACGACGCCGAGGTGCTCGCCGCGTTCGCGGCGCTGCCGCCGGTGACCGGCACGGTGCTGCTGGTCCGGCACGGGCACGCCGGCAAGCGGGGCACCTGGTCCGGGCCGGACACCGGCCGGCCGCTGGACGCCACCGGGTGGGCCCAGGCCCAGTCGCTGGCCGAGCTGGTGGCCCTGGTCCGCCCGGCACGCCTGCTGTCCGCCTCGGCCCGCCGCTGCGTGCAGACCCTGGACCCGGCCGCGGCCCTGCTGGACCTGCCGATCGAGGTGGTCGGCGACTTCGACGAGCCGAAACCCGGCCAGCAGCCGGACGAGTGCGCGCTGGCGGCCGCCGCGCAGCTCGCCGCGCTGGCCGCCGCCGGGGAGCGGGTCGCGGTGTGCAGCCAGGGCAAGGTGTTGCCGGGCGCCCTGGAGCGGCTGGCCGGGCGGGTCGACGACTTCACCACCCCGAAGGGCGGTGGCTGGCTGCTCGCCTTCACCGGTGACCGCCTGCTCGCCGCCGACCGGCTCTGA
- the leuC gene encoding 3-isopropylmalate dehydratase large subunit, with translation MVGVTQPRTLAEKVWDAHLVRSVEGEPDLLFIDLHLLHEVTSPQAFDGLRLAGRRVRRTDLTIATEDHNTPTGYADPAFRERRGDLLTIADPTSRTQIETLRRNCAEFGVRLHPLGDENQGIVHVIGPQLGLTQPGMTIVCGDSHTATHGAFGALAFGIGTSEVEHVLATQTLPQSRPKTMAVNVTGQLAPGVTAKDLVLALIAQVGTGGGRGHIVEYRGEAIRNLSMEGRMTIANMSIEWGAKAGMIAPDETTFAYLKGRPNAPQGADWDAAVDYWRTLPTDEGATFDAEVTLDASRITPFVTWGTNPGQGAPLGSAVPDPDEFVSESERAAARRALAYMDLTPGTSLRDLAVDVVFVGSCTNGRLEDLRAAADVLRGHRVSDGVRMLVVPGSAAVREAAEAEGLDKVFTDAGAEWRFAGCSMCLGMNPDTLSPGQRSASTSNRNFEGRQGRGGRTHLVSPPVAAATAVAGRLAAPADL, from the coding sequence ATGGTGGGAGTCACTCAACCGAGGACCCTGGCCGAGAAGGTCTGGGACGCGCACCTGGTGCGATCCGTCGAGGGCGAGCCGGACCTGCTCTTCATCGACCTGCACCTGCTGCACGAGGTCACCAGTCCGCAGGCCTTCGACGGGCTGCGCCTGGCCGGCCGCCGGGTCCGCCGTACCGACCTGACGATCGCGACCGAGGACCACAACACCCCGACCGGGTACGCCGACCCGGCGTTCCGCGAGCGGCGCGGCGACCTGCTCACCATCGCGGACCCCACCTCCCGCACCCAGATCGAGACGCTGCGCCGCAACTGCGCCGAGTTCGGCGTACGGCTGCACCCGCTGGGCGACGAGAACCAGGGCATCGTGCACGTCATCGGTCCGCAGCTCGGCCTCACCCAGCCCGGCATGACGATCGTCTGTGGCGACTCGCACACCGCCACCCACGGCGCGTTCGGCGCGCTCGCCTTCGGCATCGGCACCAGCGAGGTGGAGCACGTGCTGGCCACCCAGACGCTGCCGCAGAGCCGGCCGAAGACGATGGCGGTGAACGTCACCGGCCAGCTCGCCCCGGGGGTCACCGCCAAGGACCTGGTGCTCGCCCTGATCGCCCAGGTCGGCACCGGCGGCGGGCGCGGCCACATCGTCGAGTACCGGGGCGAGGCGATCCGGAACCTCTCCATGGAGGGGCGGATGACGATCGCCAACATGTCCATCGAGTGGGGCGCCAAGGCCGGCATGATCGCGCCGGACGAGACCACCTTCGCGTACCTGAAGGGGCGGCCCAACGCGCCGCAGGGCGCGGACTGGGACGCGGCGGTCGACTACTGGCGGACGCTGCCCACCGACGAGGGCGCGACCTTCGACGCCGAGGTGACCCTGGACGCCAGCCGGATCACCCCGTTCGTCACCTGGGGCACCAACCCCGGCCAGGGCGCGCCGCTCGGCTCGGCCGTGCCGGACCCGGACGAGTTCGTCTCCGAGTCCGAGCGGGCCGCCGCCCGGCGGGCGCTGGCGTACATGGACCTGACCCCGGGCACGTCGCTGCGCGACCTGGCCGTCGACGTGGTCTTCGTCGGCTCCTGCACCAACGGTCGGTTGGAGGACCTGCGCGCCGCCGCCGACGTGCTGCGCGGACACCGGGTCTCCGACGGCGTACGGATGCTGGTGGTTCCCGGCTCGGCCGCGGTGCGGGAGGCGGCCGAGGCGGAGGGGCTGGACAAGGTCTTCACCGACGCCGGCGCCGAATGGCGCTTCGCCGGCTGCTCCATGTGCCTCGGGATGAACCCGGACACCCTGTCGCCGGGCCAGCGCTCCGCCTCCACCTCCAACCGCAACTTTGAGGGCCGCCAGGGCCGGGGCGGGCGTACCCACCTGGTCTCCCCGCCGGTCGCCGCCGCCACCGCCGTGGCCGGCCGGCTGGCCGCCCCCGCCGACCTGTAG
- a CDS encoding endonuclease/exonuclease/phosphatase family protein — translation MDGHRAHAADRSGRRDPPSAAGGRGRGRGGGWRTGGAVQHPDGLRAGRAARPGRPGPGGHRQPAGRGGAQRGGPRLAAQRPPGKGPVTQARHVAAFATRYAAGRPLVLAGDLNTEPGEPAFTEFTHAGLLDALASARPLPTSPADDPREQIDHVFVSPGVTAADVLAPPGTASDHLPVAVTLTLP, via the coding sequence GTGGACGGTCATCGGGCTCATGCTGCTGACCGGAGTGGCCGCCGGGATCCACCGTCCGCTGCCGGCGGCCGAGGGAGGGGCCGCGGCGGCGGGTGGCGTACGGGTGGTGCCGTACAACACCCGGATGGGCTTCGGGCTGGACGGGCGGCTCGACCTGGACGGCCTGGCCCGGGCGGTCATCGGCAGCCGGCCGGACGTGGTGGTGCTCAGCGAGGTGGACCGCGGCTGGCTGCTCAACGGCCGCCCGGCAAGGGTCCGGTGACCCAGGCCCGCCACGTCGCCGCCTTCGCCACCCGGTACGCCGCCGGCCGTCCGCTGGTGCTGGCCGGCGACCTGAACACCGAGCCGGGCGAGCCGGCGTTCACCGAGTTCACCCACGCCGGCCTGCTGGACGCGCTGGCCTCCGCCCGGCCGTTGCCGACCAGCCCCGCGGACGACCCGCGCGAGCAGATCGACCACGTCTTCGTCTCGCCGGGCGTCACCGCCGCCGACGTGCTGGCGCCGCCGGGCACCGCCAGCGACCACCTGCCGGTCGCGGTCACCCTGACCCTGCCCTGA
- a CDS encoding HU family DNA-binding protein has product MNKAELIEALAVRLGDRKTATAALDAVLAEVQGAVTKGEKVAITGFGAFEKRVRGARTARNPRTGEAVKVKKTSVPTFRAGAGFKEMVASGKVPKATAAAKKIAAAAAKAAGAKAAPAKKAAPAKKAAPAKKAAAAKAAPAKKAAPAKKAAPAKKAAPAKKAAPAKKAAAAKAAPAKKAAPAKKAAAAKKTTAAKKTTAAKTTAAKKAPAKKAPAKKAAARR; this is encoded by the coding sequence GTGAACAAGGCCGAGCTCATTGAGGCGCTCGCCGTTCGCCTGGGGGACCGGAAGACGGCAACGGCCGCGCTCGACGCGGTCCTCGCTGAGGTCCAGGGGGCGGTCACCAAGGGCGAGAAGGTGGCAATCACCGGATTCGGAGCATTCGAAAAGCGCGTCCGGGGCGCCCGAACAGCGCGCAACCCGCGGACCGGCGAGGCGGTGAAGGTCAAGAAGACCTCCGTCCCGACTTTCCGCGCCGGCGCCGGATTCAAGGAGATGGTGGCCAGCGGCAAGGTGCCGAAGGCCACGGCCGCCGCCAAGAAGATCGCCGCGGCCGCCGCCAAGGCCGCCGGCGCGAAGGCCGCCCCGGCGAAGAAGGCGGCCCCGGCGAAGAAGGCGGCCCCGGCGAAGAAGGCCGCCGCGGCGAAGGCCGCCCCGGCGAAGAAGGCGGCCCCGGCGAAGAAGGCGGCCCCGGCGAAGAAGGCCGCCCCGGCGAAGAAGGCCGCCCCGGCGAAGAAGGCCGCCGCGGCGAAGGCCGCCCCGGCGAAGAAGGCGGCCCCGGCGAAGAAGGCCGCCGCGGCGAAGAAGACCACGGCGGCCAAGAAGACCACGGCCGCGAAGACCACGGCGGCCAAGAAGGCGCCCGCGAAGAAGGCTCCGGCCAAGAAGGCGGCGGCCCGCCGCTGA
- a CDS encoding GNAT family N-acetyltransferase, whose product MPVDFSVKPTLTGERVLLRPFADDDVAAFQAVLADPEVARLTGSPPGDVDLGRLRAWYGSRNAQTDRLDLAVVDRASGVCVGEVVLNEWDGHNRSCNFRTLIGPAGRDRGLGTEAVRLVIGYGFERLDLHRISLEVFAFNPRARRVYEKVGFVAEGVLRQVLRDGDDWVDATVMSILAPEWAAHRGHPHR is encoded by the coding sequence GTGCCCGTCGACTTCTCCGTCAAGCCCACCCTCACCGGCGAACGTGTGCTGCTGCGGCCGTTCGCCGACGACGACGTCGCCGCCTTCCAGGCCGTGCTGGCCGACCCGGAGGTGGCCCGGCTCACCGGCAGCCCGCCGGGGGACGTCGATCTCGGACGGCTGCGCGCCTGGTACGGCAGCCGCAACGCGCAGACCGACCGGCTCGACCTCGCGGTAGTGGACCGGGCGAGCGGGGTCTGCGTCGGCGAGGTGGTCCTCAACGAGTGGGACGGCCACAACCGGAGCTGCAACTTCCGCACCCTGATCGGTCCCGCCGGCCGCGACCGCGGGCTCGGTACCGAGGCGGTCCGGCTCGTTATCGGGTACGGCTTCGAGCGGCTCGACCTGCACCGGATCTCGCTGGAGGTGTTCGCCTTCAACCCGCGCGCCCGCCGCGTCTACGAGAAGGTCGGCTTCGTCGCGGAGGGCGTGCTGCGGCAGGTGCTGCGTGACGGCGACGACTGGGTGGACGCCACCGTCATGTCGATCCTCGCCCCCGAGTGGGCGGCACACCGCGGCCACCCGCACCGCTGA
- a CDS encoding IclR family transcriptional regulator: MSGVGVLDKAVVILAACVDGASLAELVERTKLPRATAHRLAQALEIHRMLVRDTQGRWRPGPRLGELANAAPDVLLTAAEPLLAALRDATGESAQLYLRRADERICVAAAERASGLRDTVPVGSVLPMTAGSAAQILLAWEPPEAVMPLLPRSKFTGRTLAEVRRRGWAQSVAEREAGVASVSAPIRDRTGRVIAAISISGPIERLGRRPGERHAMAVVRAGQRLSGL; encoded by the coding sequence ATGAGCGGTGTCGGCGTTCTCGACAAGGCGGTGGTCATCCTGGCCGCCTGTGTCGACGGCGCCAGCCTGGCCGAACTCGTTGAACGCACCAAGCTGCCCCGGGCCACCGCGCACCGGCTGGCACAGGCGCTGGAGATCCACCGGATGCTGGTCCGGGACACCCAGGGGCGCTGGCGCCCGGGGCCCCGGCTCGGCGAACTGGCCAACGCCGCGCCGGACGTGCTGCTGACCGCGGCGGAGCCGCTGCTCGCCGCGCTGCGCGACGCCACCGGCGAGAGCGCGCAGCTCTACCTGCGCCGGGCCGACGAGCGGATCTGCGTGGCCGCCGCCGAGCGGGCCAGCGGCCTGCGGGACACCGTGCCGGTGGGCTCGGTGCTGCCGATGACGGCGGGCTCGGCGGCGCAGATCCTGCTCGCCTGGGAGCCGCCGGAGGCGGTGATGCCGCTGCTGCCCCGCTCGAAGTTCACCGGCCGCACCCTCGCCGAGGTACGCCGCCGCGGCTGGGCGCAGAGCGTCGCCGAGCGCGAGGCCGGCGTGGCGAGCGTCTCGGCCCCGATCCGCGACCGCACCGGTCGGGTGATCGCCGCGATCAGCATCTCCGGCCCCATCGAGCGCCTCGGCCGCCGCCCCGGCGAGCGCCACGCCATGGCCGTGGTGAGGGCCGGCCAACGCCTCTCCGGCCTTTGA
- the leuD gene encoding 3-isopropylmalate dehydratase small subunit, giving the protein MDKFTTHTGTAVPLRRSNVDTDQIIPAVYLKRVTRTGFADGLFNAWREDPAFVLNDPVHSGASILLAGPEFGTGSSREHAVWALRDWGFRAVVSPRFGDIFRGNALKEGLLPVELELKAVEELWDLVESDPTTPITVDLTARQVRAGDATWAFPLDDHSRWRLMEGLDDIGLTLRHSAEISAFEASRPSFLPSVA; this is encoded by the coding sequence ATGGACAAGTTCACCACCCACACCGGCACCGCCGTGCCGCTGCGCCGTTCCAACGTGGACACCGACCAGATCATCCCCGCCGTGTACCTCAAGCGGGTGACCCGGACCGGTTTCGCGGACGGGCTCTTCAACGCGTGGCGGGAGGACCCGGCATTCGTGCTCAACGATCCCGTCCATTCCGGTGCGTCGATTCTCCTCGCCGGCCCCGAGTTCGGTACCGGCTCCTCCCGGGAGCACGCCGTCTGGGCGCTGCGGGACTGGGGCTTCCGCGCCGTGGTCTCTCCCCGCTTCGGCGACATCTTCCGCGGCAACGCGCTCAAGGAAGGCCTCCTCCCGGTGGAGCTGGAATTGAAAGCCGTCGAGGAACTGTGGGATCTGGTGGAATCCGACCCGACCACCCCGATCACCGTCGACCTCACCGCCCGTCAGGTCCGGGCGGGGGACGCCACCTGGGCGTTCCCGCTGGACGACCACAGCCGCTGGCGGCTGATGGAGGGCTTGGATGACATTGGACTCACCCTCCGGCACTCCGCCGAGATCAGCGCCTTCGAGGCGTCCCGGCCGTCGTTCCTGCCCTCGGTGGCATAG
- a CDS encoding TetR family transcriptional regulator, with product MTDTSGLSPERILDVAEETIRRYGPTKATVVDVARALGVSHGSVYRYYPSKVALRDAVAERWLARVSTPLGEIAGSAEPAPARLRRWLRELSGTKRRMAREDPELFDTFHRIATAARGVVTGHLDILAGQLALIVADGVAAGDLVADDADRAGRTLLQATARFHHPAHVAEWADPALDDDFTAVIDVLLRGLGAR from the coding sequence ATGACCGACACCAGTGGGCTCAGCCCGGAGCGGATCCTCGATGTCGCCGAGGAGACCATCCGGCGGTACGGGCCGACCAAGGCCACCGTGGTCGACGTGGCCCGGGCCCTCGGCGTCAGCCATGGCAGCGTCTACCGGTACTACCCCAGCAAGGTGGCGCTGCGGGACGCGGTGGCCGAACGCTGGCTGGCCCGGGTCTCCACCCCGCTCGGCGAGATCGCCGGGTCCGCGGAGCCCGCGCCGGCCCGGCTGCGGCGCTGGCTGCGCGAGCTGAGCGGCACCAAGCGGCGGATGGCCCGGGAGGACCCCGAGCTGTTCGACACGTTCCATCGGATCGCCACCGCCGCCCGTGGTGTGGTCACCGGCCACCTGGACATCCTGGCCGGGCAGCTCGCCCTGATCGTCGCCGACGGGGTCGCCGCCGGTGACCTCGTCGCCGACGACGCGGACCGGGCCGGCCGGACGCTGCTCCAGGCCACCGCCCGGTTCCACCACCCGGCGCACGTCGCGGAGTGGGCCGACCCGGCCCTCGACGACGACTTCACCGCGGTGATCGATGTGCTGCTGCGCGGGCTCGGGGCGCGCTGA
- a CDS encoding fumarylacetoacetate hydrolase family protein: MRIARFAHAKGMSFGVVEGEPGAGSQGLTIAEIEGHPFGQVKFSGARWALSDVRLLSPILPSKVVCVGRNYAEHAAEHGSEVPKEPLLFLKPSTSVIGPRDAIRLPIFSKQVEHEAELAVVIGAPGARRADRAAAERAIFGYTCANDVTARDLQRSDGQWTRAKGFDSFCPIGPWITTGLDVSDLEIRCEVGRNPEEMEVRQLGRTKDMVFDVPALVSYISHVMTLLPGDVVLTGTPAGVSPLTEGDTVSVRIEGIGELTNPVVPVA; this comes from the coding sequence GTGCGTATCGCTCGTTTTGCTCATGCCAAGGGAATGTCGTTCGGGGTCGTCGAGGGCGAGCCGGGGGCCGGGTCGCAGGGCCTGACCATCGCCGAGATCGAGGGGCACCCGTTCGGCCAGGTCAAGTTCTCCGGCGCCCGGTGGGCGCTCTCCGACGTCCGGCTGCTCTCGCCGATCCTGCCCAGCAAGGTGGTCTGCGTGGGCCGCAACTATGCCGAGCACGCCGCCGAGCACGGCAGCGAGGTGCCCAAGGAGCCGCTGCTCTTCCTGAAGCCGTCCACCTCGGTGATCGGGCCGCGCGACGCGATCCGGCTGCCGATCTTCTCCAAGCAGGTCGAGCACGAGGCCGAGCTGGCCGTGGTGATCGGCGCCCCGGGCGCGCGCCGGGCCGACCGGGCCGCCGCCGAGCGGGCGATCTTCGGCTACACCTGCGCCAACGACGTCACCGCCCGGGACCTGCAACGCTCGGACGGGCAGTGGACGCGGGCCAAGGGCTTCGATTCGTTCTGCCCGATCGGTCCGTGGATCACCACCGGGCTGGACGTCTCCGACCTGGAGATCCGGTGTGAGGTGGGCCGCAATCCCGAGGAGATGGAGGTACGCCAGCTCGGCCGGACCAAGGACATGGTCTTCGACGTGCCGGCCCTGGTGTCGTACATCTCGCACGTGATGACGCTGCTCCCCGGCGACGTGGTGCTGACCGGCACCCCGGCGGGGGTTAGCCCGCTCACCGAGGGGGATACGGTCTCCGTGCGGATCGAGGGGATCGGCGAACTCACCAACCCGGTGGTACCGGTCGCCTGA
- a CDS encoding aldo/keto reductase, producing MFESGPMQTRTLGSTGPTVSALGLGLMGMSDLYGPADEAESIATIHAALDAGVTLLDTGDFYGMGHNELLLRDALRARDRGEALISVKFGALRDVDGGWNGVDLRPAAIKNFLAYTLRRLGTDHVDIYRPARITPEIPIEDVVGTLAELVQAGHVRHIGLSEVGAETLRRAVAVHPVADLQIEYSLVARGIEDEILPTARELGVGITAYGVLSRGLISGHWSADRAATDFRARLPRFTGDNLDRNLALVDSLRRIAEQRGATVAQVAIAWVLSRGADIVPLVGARRRDRLAESLGALDLRLTAEDLAAIEAAVPADAVAGTRYDAFQMSMLDSERGAGRR from the coding sequence ATGTTCGAGAGCGGCCCCATGCAGACCCGTACCCTCGGCTCCACCGGGCCGACCGTCTCCGCCCTCGGCCTCGGCCTGATGGGCATGTCCGACCTCTACGGCCCCGCCGACGAGGCGGAGAGCATCGCCACCATCCACGCCGCGCTCGACGCCGGCGTGACCCTGCTCGACACCGGCGACTTCTACGGCATGGGCCACAACGAGCTGCTGCTCCGCGACGCGCTGCGGGCCCGTGACCGCGGCGAGGCGCTGATCAGCGTCAAGTTCGGCGCCCTGCGCGACGTCGACGGCGGCTGGAACGGGGTCGACCTGCGCCCCGCCGCGATCAAGAACTTCCTCGCCTACACGCTGCGCCGGCTCGGCACCGACCACGTCGACATCTACCGCCCCGCCCGGATCACCCCCGAGATCCCGATCGAGGACGTCGTCGGCACCCTGGCCGAGCTGGTCCAGGCCGGGCACGTCCGGCACATCGGCCTCTCCGAGGTGGGCGCGGAGACCCTGCGCCGCGCCGTCGCCGTGCACCCCGTCGCCGACCTCCAGATCGAGTACTCGCTGGTGGCCCGGGGGATCGAGGACGAGATCCTGCCCACCGCGCGGGAGCTGGGCGTCGGCATCACCGCGTACGGCGTGCTCTCCCGCGGCCTGATCAGCGGCCACTGGTCCGCCGACCGGGCGGCCACCGACTTCCGGGCCCGCCTGCCCCGCTTCACCGGCGACAACCTCGACCGCAACCTGGCGCTGGTCGACTCGCTGCGGCGGATCGCCGAGCAGCGGGGCGCCACCGTCGCCCAGGTCGCCATCGCGTGGGTGCTGTCCCGCGGCGCCGACATCGTGCCGCTGGTCGGCGCCCGTCGCCGGGACCGGCTCGCCGAGTCCCTGGGCGCGCTCGACCTGCGGCTGACCGCCGAGGACCTGGCCGCCATCGAGGCGGCGGTGCCCGCCGACGCGGTCGCCGGCACCCGCTACGACGCCTTCCAGATGTCGATGCTGGACAGCGAGCGGGGTGCGGGCCGGCGATGA
- a CDS encoding 3-methyladenine DNA glycosylase, producing the protein MTAALAPAAALDLADWQARRRAHEQRVDAWLAPHLARRRTGVKHPVEDFLFTYYSHRPAQLRRWHPGAGVVLRGADQVEFGRDYRATAAGLTLDTDRVRARRAESVDWIRTLLGATAGRPAHLGCFGMHEWAMVYRQTQDEVRHNAWPLRLSPAATAAVVEERGVRCSHFDAYRFFTAPARPLNLLTPTRESQHALEQPGCLHANMDLYKWAYKLSPLVPSELVAECFALAREIRTLDMRASPYDLADLGYPPVRVETPEGRAEYAAAQRGFAERAGTLRARLLAALD; encoded by the coding sequence GTGACCGCCGCCCTCGCCCCCGCCGCCGCGCTCGACCTGGCCGACTGGCAGGCCCGCCGGCGGGCGCACGAGCAGCGGGTGGACGCCTGGCTGGCGCCGCACCTGGCCCGCCGGCGCACCGGGGTGAAGCATCCGGTGGAGGACTTCCTCTTCACGTACTACTCGCACCGCCCCGCCCAGCTGCGCCGCTGGCACCCGGGCGCCGGGGTGGTGCTGCGCGGCGCGGACCAGGTCGAGTTCGGCCGGGACTACCGGGCCACCGCCGCCGGCCTCACCCTCGACACCGATCGGGTACGCGCCCGACGCGCCGAGTCGGTCGACTGGATCCGGACGCTGCTCGGGGCGACCGCCGGCCGCCCGGCGCACCTCGGCTGCTTCGGCATGCACGAGTGGGCGATGGTCTACCGGCAGACCCAGGACGAGGTACGCCACAACGCCTGGCCGCTGCGGCTCAGCCCGGCCGCGACGGCCGCCGTCGTCGAGGAGCGCGGCGTGCGGTGCAGCCACTTCGACGCGTACCGGTTCTTCACCGCGCCGGCCCGGCCGCTGAACCTGCTCACCCCGACCCGGGAGAGCCAGCACGCGTTGGAGCAGCCGGGCTGTCTGCACGCCAACATGGATCTTTACAAGTGGGCCTACAAGCTCTCCCCGCTGGTGCCGAGCGAGCTGGTCGCGGAGTGCTTCGCGCTGGCCCGGGAGATCCGCACGCTGGACATGCGGGCCAGCCCGTACGACCTCGCCGACCTCGGGTACCCGCCGGTGCGGGTGGAGACCCCGGAGGGCCGGGCGGAGTACGCCGCCGCGCAGCGCGGTTTCGCCGAACGGGCCGGCACGCTGCGGGCCCGGCTGCTGGCCGCGCTCGACTGA